The Amycolatopsis methanolica 239 nucleotide sequence GACACCGCCCGCTACGACCGCAAGCACACGCATTGCGACACGCTCGTCGTCGGGGCGGGCCCGGCCGGGTTGCTGGCCGCGCGGTCCGCGGCGCGGCGCGGGGAACGGGTCGTGCTCGTCGACGACCGCGCCGACGCGGGCGGTTCACTGACCGGCGCCGAGGTGATCGACGGACGGCCGTCGCGGGAGTTCGTCGCCGAGGTGGTGGCCGAGCTGGCCGCCGCCCCGGAGGTGCTGCACCTGCAACGCACCACGGCGTTCGGGCAGTACGACGACGGGTTCGTGCTGGCGCTGGAACGGCGCACCGACCACCTGGGCACCGCGGCGCCGCGCAACGTCTCGCGCCAGCGGGTGCACCGGATCCGCGCCCGGCACGTCGTGGTCGCGACCGGCGCGCACGAGCGGCCGGTGGTGTTCGCCGACAACGACCGGCCGGGCATCATGCTCGCTTCCGCGGCACGGGACTACCTGCACCGCTACGGCGTGCTCGCCGGGCGCGAGGTCGTCGTGTTCACCACCAACGACTCCGCCTACGCCGCCGCGCTCGACCTGGAGCACGCCGGAGCGCGAGTCACCGTCCTCGACGCCCGCCCGAACGCGCCGGAGCACTGGGCCGCGCTGTGCCGGGAACGGTCGATCGCCGTGCGCCCGGGCAGCGCCGTCGCCGGCACCACCGGCGAGGACCGGATCACCGGCGTGGACACGGTCACCGCGGGCAAGGCCGAGCCGCTGCCGTGCGACCTGCTGCTGACCTCCGGTGGCTGGAACCCCGCCGCGCACCTGTTCAGTCACGTCCGCGGCGCGTTGCGGTACGACCCGGCCCTGGGCGCGTTCCGCCCGGCCGAGCCGGTTCCCGGGGTGTCGGTGATCGGCGCCGCGAACGGAACGTTCGACCTCGCCGGCTGCCTGCGCGACGGCGCCGGGGACGACGCCCCCGCTACGCCCGCGGAGCCGCAGATCACGCCGCCGCTGGTGCTGTGGCGCACCGAGGGCGACCCGGCCCGCCAGTTCGTGGACATCCAGCGCGACGCGACGGTAGCCGACATCGAGAGGGCGGTGGGCGCCGGGCTGCGGTCGGTCGAGCACATCAAGCGCTACACCACGATCGGCACCGCGCACGACCAGGGCAAGACGTCCGGGGTGATCGCCTCCGGCATCGTCGCCGAGCTGCTCGGGAAACCGGTCGAGGACACCGGCACCACGACGTTCCGCCCGCCCTACACCCCGGTGGCGTTCGCCGCCCTGGCCGGGCGCGAGCGCGGGAAGCTGTTCGACCCCGAGCGGATCACCTCGCTGCACAGCTGGCACGTCGCGGCCGGCGCGGTGTTCGAGGACGTCGGGCAGTGGAAGCGCGCCCGCTACTACCCGGCGCCGCACGAGAACATGGACGCCGCCGTGCTGCGCGAGTGCGCCGCGGTCCGCGGCGGGGTCGGCATCCTGGACGGCTCCACCCTGGGCAAGATCGACGTGCAGGGCCCGGACGCCGCCGAACTGCTGGACCGGCTCTACACCAACATGATGAGCACGCTCAAGGTCGGGCGCGTGCGCTACGGCGTCATGTGCGGCAACGACGGCATGGTGTTCGACGACGGCACCGTGCTGCGCCTGGCCGAAGACCGGTTCCTGGTCGTCACCACCACCGGCGGCGCGGCGCGCGTGCTGGACTGGATGGAGGAGTGGCTGCAGACCGAGTGGCCGGACCTGCGCGTGCACCTGACTTCGGTGACCGAGCAGTGGTCGGTGTTCCCGGTGGTCGGGCCGCGCTCCCGCGACGTGATCGCCGCGGCCTTCCCGCATCTGGACGTGTCCAACGAGGCGTTCCCGTTCATGTCCTGGCAGGACACCGAAGCCGACGGCGTCCCGGTGCGCATCGCCCGCATCTCGTTCTCCGGCGAGCTGGCCTTCGAGGTCAACGTGAACTCCTGGTACGCCAGGGCGATGTGGCTGCGCCTGCTGTCGGCCGGCGCGCGCTGGAACATCACCCCGTACGGCACGGAAACCATGCACGTCCTGCGTGCGGAGAAGGGCTACCCGATCGTCGGGCAGGACACCGACGGCACCGTCAGCCCGCACGACCTCGGCCTGGGCTGGGCGGTGTCGAAGAAGAAGCGGGACTTCGTCGGCAAGCGCTCGTTCTCCCGCCCGGAGAACACCAACCCGGAGCGCAAGCAGCTGGTGTCGCTCCTGCCCGCCGATGCCCGGACCAAGCTGCCGGAGGGCTCACAGGTCGTGGAGTTCCGCCCGGACGGCACCCTGCCCCCGCCGCCGGTGCCGATGCTCGGCCACGTCACCTCCAGCTACCACAGCGCCGAGCTGGGCCGCCCGTTCGCGCTGGCCCTCGTCAAGGGCGGGCAGTCGCGCATCGGCGACACCGTGCACGTCCCGGTCGACGGCGCCCTGGTGCCCGCCGAGATCGGCGGGATCGTGCTGGTCGACCCGGAAGGAGCCCGCCGCGATGGCTGACCCCCGCCTCTACCCCACGCACCCGCTGCAGCAGTGGATCCCGTCGCTGGCCGCCGCCTCGCGCAACGCGACCGGCCTGAACCTGGAGGCCGAGCCGCCGGTGGCCGCGGTGGACCTGCGCGTGACACCACCGGCCGACGTGCTCGGCACCCCCCTGCCCACCGAGGCCAACACCTGGGTCCGCACCGCGGACGGGCAGATCGTCTGGCTCGGCCCCGACGAGTGGCTTGTCACCAGCACCGCCGCACAAGGGCACGAGCTGGAAGCGCGGCTGGGCGCGGCGGTGCGGCCGCGTGGCGGGGCGGCGACCGACGTTTCCGCGCAGCGCACCGGAATCCGCGTCAGCGGACGGCACGCACGGGACGTCCTCGCCACTGGCTGCTCGCTCGACCTGCACCCGCTGGCGTTCCCCGCCGGAAGCGCCGCGCAGACGACGCTCGGACAGGCCCCGGTGCTGCTGCTCGCGCTCGGCGCCGGCGAGGACTTCCGCGTGTTCGTGCGGCCCTCGTTCGCCGGATACCTCGCCGACTGGCTCCTCGACGCGGCGCTGGAGTTCCAGCCCGCCGGGGCCACCTCATAGACCACAGACAGGAGACCACGATGAGCACCACACCCCGGGTTGTCATCATCGGCGCCGGCATCGTCGGCGCGAACCTGGCCGACGAGCTGACCGCGCGCGGATGGACCCGGATCACGGTCCTGGACCAGGGTCCGCTCCCGCTCACCGGCGGCTCGACCTCGCACGCGCCGGGCCTGGTGTACCAGACGAACCCGTCCAAGACGATGACCGAGTTCGCCACCTACACCGTCAACAAGCTGTCGAGCCTCGACGTCGACGGCGCCTGGTGCTTCAACCAGGTCGGCGGCCTGGAGGTCGCCACCACCCCGGAGCGCCTGGCCGACCTGCACCGCAAGCAGGGCTGGGCCACCTCCTGGGGGGTGCCCGGGGAGGTCGTCGGCCCCGAGGAGTGCGTGCGGCTGCACCCGCTGCTCGACCCCGAGCAGATCCTCGGCGGGTTCCACACCCCGACCGACGGGCTCGCGAAGGCCGCCCGCGCCGTGGTGGCCCTGCGGCGGCGCGCCGAATCCCGGGGCGCCGAGTTCCACGGCAGCGTCCGGGTCACCGGCATCTCCCACACCGGCGGACGGGTCACCGGCGTGCGCACCACGGCGGGCGACTTCCCCGCTGACATCGTGGTCTCCTGCGCCGGGTTCTGGGGCCAGGCGATCGGCGAAATGGTCGGCATGCGGGTGCCGCTGCTGCCGCTGGCGCACCAGTACGTGCGCACCGGCCAGGTCGCGGACCTGGTGGGGCGCAACGACGAGCTGACCGAGGCCGGGCTGCCGATCCTGCGGCACCAGGACCGCGACCTGTACTACCGCGAGCACGTGGACTGCCTCGGCATCGGCTCCTACGCGCACCGCCCGATGCCGGTGCGCCTGTCCGACCTGCCCGAGGTCTCCGACGACGACCTGACCGAGGCGGCGATGCCGTCGATGCTGCCGTTCACCGAGGAGGACTTCGCGCCCTCGTGGGAGCACAGCAGGCAGCTGCTGCCGTCGCTGCGGTCGGCGAAGATCGAGACCGGGTTCAACGGGATCTTCTCGTTCACCCCGGACGGCGGCCCGCTGATCGGCGAGTCGCCCGACGTCGCCGGGTTCTGGATCGCCGAGGCGGTCTGGGTGACGCACTCCTCCGGCGTGGCGCGCTCGGTCGCGCAGCTGCTGGTCGACGGCCGCAGCGAGATCGCCCTGCACGGCTGCGACGTGCACCGGTTCGACGAGATCGAGACCACCGAGGCCTACGTCGACGAGACCGCGCAGCGCAACTTCGTGGAAATCTACGACGTGGTGCACCCGCTGCAGCCGAAGCTGTCGCCGCGGGACCTGCGGGTGAGCCCGTTCCACGCGCGGCAGAAGGAGCTGGGCGCGTTCTTCCTGGAGGCGCACGGCTGGGAGCGGCCGCACTGGTACGAGGCCAACGCGCACCTGGTCAAGGACCTGCCGCCGGAGTGGCAGCCGCCGTCGCGGGACGCGTGGTCGGCGATGTTCCACTCCCCGATCGCCGCGGCCGAGGCGTGGAGGACCCGCACCGCGGTCGCCCTCTACGACATGACGCCGCTCAAGCGCCTGGAGGTGTCCGGGCCGGGCACGCTGGCGTTCCTGGACCGGCTCACCACCGGCAAGATGGACAAGTCGGTCGGCTCGGTGACCTACACGCTCGCGCTGGACGAAGCCGGCGGGATCCGCAGCGACCTGACGGTGGCCCGGCTGGGCGAGGACCGCTTCCAGGTCGGCGCGAACGGCAACCTCGACCTGGCCTACTTCCGGTCCGAAGCCGGCGGTGACGTGCAGGTCCGCGACATCACCGGCGGCACCTGCTGCATCGGTGTGTGGGGGCCGCTGGCCCGCGATCTGGTGCAGCCGCTCAGCCGCGACGACTTCTCGCACGAGGCGCTGAAGTACTTCCGCTGCATGCCCGCGCACATCGCGGGGATCCCGGTCACCGCGATGCGACTGTCCTATGTGGGCGAACTCGGCTGGGAGATCTACACCAGCGCCGAGTACGGGCAGCGGTTGTGGGACGTGTTGTTCGAGGCGGGCCGCCCGCTCGGGGTGGTGGCCGCGGGCCGCGCCGCGTTCAACAGCCTGCGGCTGGAGAAGGGCTACCGGTCGTGGGGCGCGGACATGACCACCGAGCACAACCCGTACGAGGCCGGGCTCGGGTTCGCGGTGCGCAAGCAGAAGGGCGACTTCGTCGGGCGCGACGCGATCGCCGGGGTCACCGACGAGACCGTGACGCGCCGGCTGTCGTGCCTGACGATCGACGACGGCCGCAGCGTGGTGCTCGGCTCCGAGCCGGTGTTCCTCGACGGCGACCCCGCCGGGTACGTCACCTCGGCCGCGTTCGCGCACACCCTGGGTGTGCCGATCGCCTACGCGTGGCTGCCCGCCGGCGCGACGCCCGGCACGGCGGTCGAGATCGGCTACTTCGGCCGCCGGGTGCGCGCCACCGTGGCCGCCGAGCCGCTGGTCGACCCCGAGATGCTGCGCATCCGGCGCTGAGGACGGACACCGATGCGCACACTCACCCTCGAAGCGTTCCTCGACGCGCTCGCCGCCCGGGTGCCCGCCCCGGGCGGCGGCGCCACCGCCGCGCTGCACGCCGCCCAGGGCGCGGCGCTGGTCGCGATGGTGGCCCGGTACAGCGACGGCGAGAAGTACCGGCAGGACGCCGACGCGATCGCGCAGATCCGGGCCAACGCCGACGATCTGCGCGCCCTCGCCCTGGCGCTGGCCGAAAAGGACGCGGCCGCGTTCCAGGCCGTCACCCGCGCCTACGCGCTGCCGAAATCCACCGAGCGCGAGAAGGTGGCCCGGTCGCGGGCGATCGGTGCGGCCCTGGTGGAGGCCGGGCGGGTGCCGGCCCGCGTCATCGCGGTCGCCAAGCAGATCGTCAACCTCACCGAACGGCTCCAGCCGATCGGCAACCGCAACGTGATCAGCGACGTCGCCGCGGCGGCCGACGCAGCGCGGGCGGCGCTGTCCACGGCCAGGGTGAACGTCGAGATCAACCTGTCCGGCATCGGCGAGGGCCCGGCCCGCGACGAGCTGACCGCGGCGATCGCCACGGTGGACCAGGCGATCGCCCGCGCCGACGACGTGACCACCGCCGTACGGAAGCAGATCACGCGATGACGGCCATCCTCAGTGGAACCGAGCTGGGCCGGCAGATCCGGGCCAAGGTCTCGGCCGAGGCCGCGGCTCTGTCCGAGCGGGGCGTGCACCCCCGCCTGGCCGTCGTGGTCGCCACCGACGACGAGTCCAGCGCCTGGTACGTGCGCTCGATCGCGAAGACCGCAGCCCGCAGCGGGGTGCGGTGCGATGTGGTGGACCTCGGCGCGGCCGCCACCCCGGCCGGGATCACCGCCGAGCTGGCGCGGCTGAGCGCCGATCCGGCGGTGCACGGGATCATCCTGCAGACCCCGCTGCCCGGCGGCGCCCGGCTGGAGGAGCTGGCCACCGCCATAGACCCGGCCAAGGACATCGACGGCGCCAATCCGCTGTCGCTCGGCCGTCTCACCGCCGGCCTGCCCGCGCACCCGCCGGCGACGGCCGCGGCGGTGCTGGCGCTGCTCGACCACTACGCGGTGCCCCTGGCCGGGCGACGCGCGGTGGTGGTGGGGCGCTCCACCGTGGTCGGCAAGCCCGCGGCGCAGCTGCTGCTGGCCCGGAACGCGACCGTGACGATCTGCCACCGCCACACCGCGGACCTCGCCGCCTGCACGCGGGAGGCCGACGTCCTCGTGGTGGCCGTCGGCAGGGCCGGGCTGATCACCGCCGAGCACGTCGCCCCGCACGCGGTGGTCGTCGACGTGGGCACCAACCCCACCACGGACGGCGGTCTCGCCGGCGATGCCGACGCGCGGTCGCTCACCGGCCGCGTCGCGGCGCTGACGCCGGTGCCGGGCGGGGTCGGCCCGGTGACCACCGCGCTGCTGCTGCGGCACACCATCGCCGCCGCGTCCCGTTAGGACAGTCATGACCAGTACCGGGAACCCCCTCGCCGTCCGCACACCGGTGCCGAAGCTGCTGCCCGAGCCACGCACCCTGGTGTGCGGCATCGTCAACGTCACGCCGGATTCGTTCTCCGACGGCGGCCTCTTCCACTCCCACGCAGCCGCGGTCGAGCACGGCGAACGGCTGGCGGCCGAGGGAGCCGACCTGCTCGACGTGGGCGGCGAGTCCACCCGGCCCGGCGCGCGTCCGCCTGCGCCGGCCGAGGAGCTGGACCGGGTGGTGCCGGTGATCGCCCGGCTGGCCCGCGTGGTGGACGTGCCGATCTCGGTCGACACGTCCCGTCCCGAAGTGATGCGCGCCGCGGTGGACGCCGGGGCCGCGATGATCAACGACGTGCGCGCGCTGCGGCATCCCGGCGCTCTGCAGGCCGCAGCCGAGCTCGGGGTGCCGGTGTGCCTGACGCACATGCTGCGGCCACCGCATCTGATGCAGCGCGATCCGCGCTACACCGACGTGGTGGCCGAGGTGCGGGACTTCCTGCGGGCCCGCATCGATTCCTGCCTGGCGGCCGGTATCCCGGCGGAGCACGTGATCGTCGATCCGGGGTTCGGCTTCGGCAAGACGCTGGAGCACAACCTCGCCCTGCTCGGCGCGCTGCCCGCGTTCCGGTCGCTGGGCGTGCCGGTCATGGTCGGGCTGTCCCGCAAGACGATGCTCGGTCAGGTCACCAGTCGTCCGGTCGGGCAGCGCACGGTCGCGTCGGTGACCGCCGCGGTCCTGGCCGCGCAGCGCGGCGCGAAGATCGTGCGGGTGCACGACGTCGCCGCCACGCGCGACGGCCTCGCGGTCCTGGAGGCGCTGCCGTGAACCGGTCAGATGATCGCGCGGATCGCCTTCTCGAAGCCGGTGACGTGCACGAGGGCCAGCTCGGCCGCGGTGTCCGCGTCGCCGTCGGCGATCGCCCGCAGCAGGGCGGTGTGCTCGCCGACGTGCCGGTCGAAGTGCGGCATCCGGTCGAGGAACAGGCAGAAGATGCGGGTCGCCAGGTTGTCGTAGCGGACCAGCGTGTCCTCCAGGTGCGGGTTGCCGGCCGCGCGGTAGATCGCGCGGTGCACCCGCAGGTCGCAGCGCATCAGCTCGGTGCGTTCGAGCGACCGCACGTCCAGGTCGGCGACCTCGTCGGCGAGCTCGGCGAGCTCGGACTTCACGCCTGGTCCGGCGGTCTCGGCGGCGCGCCGGGCGGCGAGCGGTTCGAGCTGGACCCGGATCTCGGAGATGTAGGCCAGGTCGGTGATGTCGACGCCGGTGGCGAACGTGCCGCGCCGCGGGTAGGACACGACGAGCCGGTCGACCTCCAGGCGTTTGAGCGCCTCCCGCACCGGGGTGCGGCCGAGCCCGAGCGACGCGGACAACGCGCTGTCGTCGATCGGCGCCATCGGCGGGATGTCCAGCATGATCAGCTGGTCCTGAATCGCCGTGTAGGCGCGCTCGGCCAGCGAGACCGGCGGCCCCTCGAGTTCCTGCTGTCGAACGGTCACGAACGCCATCCTATCCACTGAAAACCACGATCCGTCACTCTGGTATATCAACCCTACATCAGGAGGGACCATGACGGTCTCCGTCTTCGACCTCTTCAAGGTCGGCATCGGTCCGTCCAGTTCGCACACGGTCGGCCCGATGCGAGCCGCGTACCTGTTCGCCTCCCGCCTGGCGGACACCGGTCTCCTGCCGCGCACGGCGGGGCTGCGCTGCGAGCTGTTCGGCTCGCTGGGCGCGACCGGGCACGGGCACGGCAGCGTCAAGGCGGTCGTGCTGGGGCTGTCCGGGGAGCAGCCGCACCTGGTCGACCCGGTCGCCGCCGAGCCCGCGGTGACCGCGGCCCGGGCGGACGGCGCGATCTCACTGCTCGGCAAGCACCGGATCGCCTTCTCCGTCGACGAGGACATCGTGCTGCACCGCCGGAAGCGGCTGGACTTCCACAGCAACGGGATGGTGTTCACGGCCTTCGGCGACGGCGGCGAGGTCCTCGACCGGCGCGAGTACTACTCGGTCGGCGGCGGGTTCGTGCTCGACCAGGACGAGACCGGCCGCCGGGCGCTGGTGCCCGACCCCACCCCCGTGCGCTACCCGTTCACCACCGCTGACGGGCTGCTGGCCCGCACGCGCGAAACGGGCCTGCGCATCAGCGATCTGATGCTGGCCAACGAGTTGTCCTGGCGGGGCGAGGCGGAGATCCGCGCCGGGCTGCTGCGGATCTGGTCGGTGATGCGCGAGTGCGTGCACCGCGGCACACACACCGGCGGTGTGCTGCCGGGCGGGCTGAAGGTGCGCCGCCGCGCCAACGACCTGCGGGAGCGGCTGGAACGCGACTCGGGTGAGCCGGACGCGTTGCACGCGATGGAGTGGGTCACCCTGTTCGCCCTCGCGGTGAACGAGGAGAACGCGGCGGGCGGCCGGGTGGTCACCGCGCCCACCAACGGCGCGGCCGGGATCGTGCCCGCGGTGCTGCACTACGCGGAGAAGTTCCTGCCCGCCTTCGACGACGACGCGGCCGTGCGGTTCCTGCTCACCGCCGGGGCGATCGGGTCGCTGTTCAAGGAGAACGCCTCGATCTCCGGCGCCGAGGTCGGGTGCCAGGGCGAGGTCGGGTCCGCGTGCTCGATGGCCGCGGCCGGTCTCGCGGAGATCATCGGCGGGACCCCGGAGCAGGTGGAGAACGCGGCCGAGATCGGCATCGAGCACAACCTCGGCCTGACCTGCGATCCGGTGGGCGGGCTCGTGCAGATCCCGTGCATCGAGCGCAACGCGATCGCCTCGGTCAAGGCGATCACCGCCGCCCGGATGGCGGTGCGCGGGGACGGCCGCCACCACGTGTCGCTGGACAAGGCCATCAAGACGATGCGCGAGACCGGCGCCGACATGAAGGACAAGTACAAGGAGACCGCCCGCGGCGGGCTGGCTCTCAACATCGTGGAATGCTGAGGAGACAACCGATGACGCGCTCGTTCACGCTCACCCTGGACTGCCCGAACCGGACCGGGATCGTCCACGCCGTCAGCGCCTACCTCGTCGAGCACGGCGGCGACATCGAGGAGTACCAGCAGTTCGACGACCCGGTGCGCAAGCGGCTTTTCCTGCGCACCAAGGTCACCACGGACGCCGAGGTGGACCTCGGCGAGCTGTCCCGCGGCTTCGAGCCGGTCGCCGCGGATTTCGCCATGTCGTATGCGTTCCACCCGGACCGCAACGCCCGCGTCCTGGTGATGGTGTCCAAGCAGGGCCACTGCCTCAACGACCTCATCTTCCGCTGGCGCGCGGGCAGCCTGGGCGCGGACATCGTCGCGGTGGTGTCCAATCACGACGATCTTCGCCCGATGGCGGAGGCGGCCGGGTTGCCGTTCCTCCACATCCCGGTGACCCCGGAGACCAAGCCCCAGGCGGAGGCGCGGCTGCTGGAGGTGGTGGAGGAGTTCGAGGCGGAGCTGGTGGTGCTCGCCCGGTACATGCAGGTGCTGTCCGACCAGCTGTGCAAGGCGCTGCACGGCCGGGCGATCAACATCCACCACTCGTTCCTGCCCGGGTTCAAGGGCGCGAAGCCCTACCACCAGGCCTACGACCGGGGAGTGAAGCTCGTCGGCGCGACGGCGCATTACGTGACGCCCGACCTGGACGAGGGCCCGATCATCGAGCAGGAGGTCATCCGCATCGACCACACCTACGACCCACGCGCACTGCAAACGGTAGGCCGCGACGCGGAGGCGCTGGCGCTGTCCCGAGCGGTCCGCTGGCACTGCGAACGCCGCGTGCTGCTCAACGGCAACAGCACCGTGGTCTTCCCCTGACCCGCGACGACCTCGGGCCAGTTGCTGCACGCGGACCGTCGCCCGCTGCAGAGCGCGCGCCGCGCAGCCGGAGCCCCCGCCAACCGGCCGGCCCGTGCACTATGGACACCCTTCCCGCGGATCCCCAAACGCCAAGGCCGCGATGCCGAGGCACTGCGCTGCCCCGAGCACTC carries:
- the purU gene encoding formyltetrahydrofolate deformylase is translated as MTRSFTLTLDCPNRTGIVHAVSAYLVEHGGDIEEYQQFDDPVRKRLFLRTKVTTDAEVDLGELSRGFEPVAADFAMSYAFHPDRNARVLVMVSKQGHCLNDLIFRWRAGSLGADIVAVVSNHDDLRPMAEAAGLPFLHIPVTPETKPQAEARLLEVVEEFEAELVVLARYMQVLSDQLCKALHGRAINIHHSFLPGFKGAKPYHQAYDRGVKLVGATAHYVTPDLDEGPIIEQEVIRIDHTYDPRALQTVGRDAEALALSRAVRWHCERRVLLNGNSTVVFP
- a CDS encoding 2Fe-2S iron-sulfur cluster-binding protein, which produces MSRIKGYGRIDRTRTVGFTFDGVAYTGHPGDTLASALLAHGVHGVGTSVKFGRPRGIGAAWVEDPTGLVQIEEPFPEPMLLAATVELTDGLVARGVAGQGRLAEVADTARYDRKHTHCDTLVVGAGPAGLLAARSAARRGERVVLVDDRADAGGSLTGAEVIDGRPSREFVAEVVAELAAAPEVLHLQRTTAFGQYDDGFVLALERRTDHLGTAAPRNVSRQRVHRIRARHVVVATGAHERPVVFADNDRPGIMLASAARDYLHRYGVLAGREVVVFTTNDSAYAAALDLEHAGARVTVLDARPNAPEHWAALCRERSIAVRPGSAVAGTTGEDRITGVDTVTAGKAEPLPCDLLLTSGGWNPAAHLFSHVRGALRYDPALGAFRPAEPVPGVSVIGAANGTFDLAGCLRDGAGDDAPATPAEPQITPPLVLWRTEGDPARQFVDIQRDATVADIERAVGAGLRSVEHIKRYTTIGTAHDQGKTSGVIASGIVAELLGKPVEDTGTTTFRPPYTPVAFAALAGRERGKLFDPERITSLHSWHVAAGAVFEDVGQWKRARYYPAPHENMDAAVLRECAAVRGGVGILDGSTLGKIDVQGPDAAELLDRLYTNMMSTLKVGRVRYGVMCGNDGMVFDDGTVLRLAEDRFLVVTTTGGAARVLDWMEEWLQTEWPDLRVHLTSVTEQWSVFPVVGPRSRDVIAAAFPHLDVSNEAFPFMSWQDTEADGVPVRIARISFSGELAFEVNVNSWYARAMWLRLLSAGARWNITPYGTETMHVLRAEKGYPIVGQDTDGTVSPHDLGLGWAVSKKKRDFVGKRSFSRPENTNPERKQLVSLLPADARTKLPEGSQVVEFRPDGTLPPPPVPMLGHVTSSYHSAELGRPFALALVKGGQSRIGDTVHVPVDGALVPAEIGGIVLVDPEGARRDG
- a CDS encoding cyclodeaminase/cyclohydrolase family protein, producing the protein MRTLTLEAFLDALAARVPAPGGGATAALHAAQGAALVAMVARYSDGEKYRQDADAIAQIRANADDLRALALALAEKDAAAFQAVTRAYALPKSTEREKVARSRAIGAALVEAGRVPARVIAVAKQIVNLTERLQPIGNRNVISDVAAAADAARAALSTARVNVEINLSGIGEGPARDELTAAIATVDQAIARADDVTTAVRKQITR
- a CDS encoding GntR family transcriptional regulator — translated: MAFVTVRQQELEGPPVSLAERAYTAIQDQLIMLDIPPMAPIDDSALSASLGLGRTPVREALKRLEVDRLVVSYPRRGTFATGVDITDLAYISEIRVQLEPLAARRAAETAGPGVKSELAELADEVADLDVRSLERTELMRCDLRVHRAIYRAAGNPHLEDTLVRYDNLATRIFCLFLDRMPHFDRHVGEHTALLRAIADGDADTAAELALVHVTGFEKAIRAII
- the folP gene encoding dihydropteroate synthase, whose product is MTSTGNPLAVRTPVPKLLPEPRTLVCGIVNVTPDSFSDGGLFHSHAAAVEHGERLAAEGADLLDVGGESTRPGARPPAPAEELDRVVPVIARLARVVDVPISVDTSRPEVMRAAVDAGAAMINDVRALRHPGALQAAAELGVPVCLTHMLRPPHLMQRDPRYTDVVAEVRDFLRARIDSCLAAGIPAEHVIVDPGFGFGKTLEHNLALLGALPAFRSLGVPVMVGLSRKTMLGQVTSRPVGQRTVASVTAAVLAAQRGAKIVRVHDVAATRDGLAVLEALP
- a CDS encoding L-serine ammonia-lyase; translation: MTVSVFDLFKVGIGPSSSHTVGPMRAAYLFASRLADTGLLPRTAGLRCELFGSLGATGHGHGSVKAVVLGLSGEQPHLVDPVAAEPAVTAARADGAISLLGKHRIAFSVDEDIVLHRRKRLDFHSNGMVFTAFGDGGEVLDRREYYSVGGGFVLDQDETGRRALVPDPTPVRYPFTTADGLLARTRETGLRISDLMLANELSWRGEAEIRAGLLRIWSVMRECVHRGTHTGGVLPGGLKVRRRANDLRERLERDSGEPDALHAMEWVTLFALAVNEENAAGGRVVTAPTNGAAGIVPAVLHYAEKFLPAFDDDAAVRFLLTAGAIGSLFKENASISGAEVGCQGEVGSACSMAAAGLAEIIGGTPEQVENAAEIGIEHNLGLTCDPVGGLVQIPCIERNAIASVKAITAARMAVRGDGRHHVSLDKAIKTMRETGADMKDKYKETARGGLALNIVEC
- a CDS encoding GcvT family protein, with the translated sequence MSTTPRVVIIGAGIVGANLADELTARGWTRITVLDQGPLPLTGGSTSHAPGLVYQTNPSKTMTEFATYTVNKLSSLDVDGAWCFNQVGGLEVATTPERLADLHRKQGWATSWGVPGEVVGPEECVRLHPLLDPEQILGGFHTPTDGLAKAARAVVALRRRAESRGAEFHGSVRVTGISHTGGRVTGVRTTAGDFPADIVVSCAGFWGQAIGEMVGMRVPLLPLAHQYVRTGQVADLVGRNDELTEAGLPILRHQDRDLYYREHVDCLGIGSYAHRPMPVRLSDLPEVSDDDLTEAAMPSMLPFTEEDFAPSWEHSRQLLPSLRSAKIETGFNGIFSFTPDGGPLIGESPDVAGFWIAEAVWVTHSSGVARSVAQLLVDGRSEIALHGCDVHRFDEIETTEAYVDETAQRNFVEIYDVVHPLQPKLSPRDLRVSPFHARQKELGAFFLEAHGWERPHWYEANAHLVKDLPPEWQPPSRDAWSAMFHSPIAAAEAWRTRTAVALYDMTPLKRLEVSGPGTLAFLDRLTTGKMDKSVGSVTYTLALDEAGGIRSDLTVARLGEDRFQVGANGNLDLAYFRSEAGGDVQVRDITGGTCCIGVWGPLARDLVQPLSRDDFSHEALKYFRCMPAHIAGIPVTAMRLSYVGELGWEIYTSAEYGQRLWDVLFEAGRPLGVVAAGRAAFNSLRLEKGYRSWGADMTTEHNPYEAGLGFAVRKQKGDFVGRDAIAGVTDETVTRRLSCLTIDDGRSVVLGSEPVFLDGDPAGYVTSAAFAHTLGVPIAYAWLPAGATPGTAVEIGYFGRRVRATVAAEPLVDPEMLRIRR
- a CDS encoding sarcosine oxidase subunit gamma; the encoded protein is MADPRLYPTHPLQQWIPSLAAASRNATGLNLEAEPPVAAVDLRVTPPADVLGTPLPTEANTWVRTADGQIVWLGPDEWLVTSTAAQGHELEARLGAAVRPRGGAATDVSAQRTGIRVSGRHARDVLATGCSLDLHPLAFPAGSAAQTTLGQAPVLLLALGAGEDFRVFVRPSFAGYLADWLLDAALEFQPAGATS
- a CDS encoding bifunctional 5,10-methylenetetrahydrofolate dehydrogenase/5,10-methenyltetrahydrofolate cyclohydrolase encodes the protein MTAILSGTELGRQIRAKVSAEAAALSERGVHPRLAVVVATDDESSAWYVRSIAKTAARSGVRCDVVDLGAAATPAGITAELARLSADPAVHGIILQTPLPGGARLEELATAIDPAKDIDGANPLSLGRLTAGLPAHPPATAAAVLALLDHYAVPLAGRRAVVVGRSTVVGKPAAQLLLARNATVTICHRHTADLAACTREADVLVVAVGRAGLITAEHVAPHAVVVDVGTNPTTDGGLAGDADARSLTGRVAALTPVPGGVGPVTTALLLRHTIAAASR